In Maylandia zebra isolate NMK-2024a linkage group LG12, Mzebra_GT3a, whole genome shotgun sequence, a single genomic region encodes these proteins:
- the kazald3 gene encoding kazal-type serine peptidase inhibitor domain 3, which yields MKMRTLVLLCLWLSLRPCRAPPGLCGPCQPDRCSLPGGCRAGLVPDSCGCCLECGNLEGQPCDPGNRSVFYGLCGSGLRCEAGGGGGEDEEEECVCEEQEPVCGSDGRTYMNMCQLREAVYSTPELHTAGRGPCRTVPVIKVPPHSQVNGTGSSLIFLCEVFAFPMALVEWTKEGRDVVLPGDDPHISVQSRGGPLKFELSSWLQIEGAETGDSGTYRCTARNNLGTASASAVLGVLGAEELSSYLANSDRKQPMDIADYDQDIY from the exons ATGAAGATGCGGACTCTGGTGCTGCTCTGTCTCTGGCTGAGCCTCCGCCCGTGCAGAGCGCCGCCGGGGCTCTGCGGGCCGTGCCAGCCGGACCGGTGCTCGCTGCCCGGCGGCTGCCGGGCCGGGCTGGTGCCGGACTCCTGCGGCTGCTGCCTGGAGTGCGGGAACCTAGAGGGCCAGCCCTGCGACCCCGGGAACCGGAGCGTGTTCTACGGGCTGTGTGGGAGCGGACTGCGGTGTGAggcgggaggaggaggaggagaggatgaagaggaggagtgcGTGTGTGAGGAGCAGGAGCCGGTGTGCGGCTCTGACGGGAGAACATACATGAACATGTGTCAGCTGAGGGAGGCCGTCTACTCCACACCCGAGCTCCACACCGCGGGGAGGGGCCCCTGCAGGACAG TGCCGGTCATTAAGGTGCCTCCTCACAGTCAGGTGAACGGGACGGGCAGCAGTCTCATCTTTCTCTGTGAAGTGTTTGCGTTTCCGATGGCGTTGGTCGAGTGGACGAAGGAGGGACGAGACGTCGTCCTGCCCGGAGACGACCCGCACATCTCCGTCCAG TCTCGAGGCGGTCCTCTGAAGTTCGAGCTCTCCAGCTGGCTGCAGATTGAGGGGGCGGAGACGGGGGACTCTGGGACCTATCGCTGCACAGCTCGTAACAACCTGGGGACGGCCTCGGCCTCGGCTGTACTGGGAGTGCTGGGAGCAG AGGAGCTGTCGTCCTACCTGGCTAACAGTGACAGGAAGCAGCCGATGGACATCGCAGACTATGACCAGGACATCTACTGA